ATACACAGATGGTGGggctggcccacatgatggatgacccagatCACAGATGGGAGAGTAGGATTTGAGATCCTGCAATTAACCATAGCAGTGCTCCCAAACGAATACGAATATGCTCATTGGTTCAGCAGGAATTTAGAGATGAAGAGTGTTTGCTAAGTATACAAGGGTTGCAGTTTCTCTTACGGTTTGTCTTAAACAGCGTCGAGAAGCTAAACCTGCATTCGAAAATAATGGGCtgaaattagattttaaaagtgACACGAAACGTAATTTGGTATTAGAGAAATGTAATAGTGAGGATTTATTGGTTTTTTGCATCACGACCAAGATATTTTGTAACGGTattggtggccataacggccactaccgttacctttacatTATGAGCTGCAATGGTCGTTAGTCCgttacagtctctctctctctctctctctctctctctctctctctctctctctctctcttcgaaaaaaacccaaaaaaccggTATTAGCCCCATAATGGACCATTACAGGTCCGTTATGGCCTTTACGAGGGGCATAACGGGCTGTTACAGGGGCTACAACGGCCATTACGGGGggctataacggccgttacaggtcattttttccatacgGCCATTATggctgttacgaccccgtaacatgTAACAGTAAAGGCCTTTAGGGCTGCATAATGGCTGTTAGGGCACACCATGATCTGGACATAAACAATGCCCTGTTGCACCAAAAGTGTACAAACAGGACCCACAATGAGCCCCCTGTGGATGGGAGATGCACCAAACTTCCCAGATTGGAACATCCTAAAGATTCACTCATTGGCTCCCAAATAACCGGTTGCAAAGAAATTATAACAATGATTGGGAGAAAAGCCAAATATTGGATGGCTAGAATCTTATAATCTGAATAATCTTTTGGGCATTTCCCGTCGACAATAACATCCATCCAATCCTTTCATTGAATGTACCAATAAGGGCAAGTTTTTCTCCCTTCTAGCAAAAAGCTCAAGATTCTAAATCATCAGATTCTGCTACCATTATTCTAACAAAGAGAACTATTCCAAATGGAAAACAAATTTCAATACAAATTAAAAATTGGGTATCCAAAAATAATTGCTCGATTTCATCACAAATAACCTACGTCAGTGACACAACGTATACAAACTTACAGGAGCATGGTTATGAACTGTCGCCTTGGTGGGCCACGGAAATCATCGTTTGTCCGATGCTCGAGAAGCCAAATAACAAATCCGATAAGGAAGAAGAATGCTCCAGTGACACACCACATTTCCACTGTAAATGGTTGGAGAAAAACCCAAGCACTCGACTTTGAACTTTTGATGGGAGCCACGATCACGAGACCAGTAGCAATATATGGCTGAGTGAAATCCACAATTTTCGTACGGTTCGTAACAATTGCAATGTCTCCAACAGCTGCTTCAAATTCCTAAGAAGAAAATCATTGTAAGAAGAATACGTCAATACCATACACAAAGAAAAGGTGATGAAATTCTCTTTCTAAACTCTTTAAGGAAATTCAATCTCTTTTGGAAGTGACTATAAATTTGGGtacatttggatgctcaattgagatGGATTGCAAAATAACTCAATTAAATAATGCACATGTAAAACCCAACTGCATCCATTACGAGTGACATGCCCCAAAATTACTGTTACTATCATTTCAAAGTTCAAattgaaatacatggaattgcaaTTTGATGTGCTTTTGTCGTAATGGATTGAAGTGGCAATAGCCCCATTTCGGTTATTGAgtaattatctctcaaaaaaatctAGTGGGCTAAGTGCACTGAAACCTTCCCATGCACATAGCTCCATTTGAACTTATTGGCATTCACatcatcaatctgaaccgtccattaggtccagtgcccttttttttttccactacTAGATAAAAACAACTGCAATCAGATAGTTTTAAATATCCATGACTGGGCCTATCTTCTATGAACAAGCTTCCATGCCCATTTTACATGCCATGATTTGGactgttaggatcatccaatcagtgtgaattTTTAAAGGCAGCCTATGAAGAGTGCAGCAGAcctaatggatggcccacatagatGATGTGTATGCCATCAAGTCCAAATGAAACCATATGCATGGAAAGGTTCCCATACACTTATCCTTGGTAATGtcctctttattgaattgatTTCTTGCTGTTAAAATcaactgagcatccaaatgcacccttaaagAGGTCAGTGGTGTGTGTTTACCTCTGTTTGAACCCTATGCACGAGCTCATCATAACTGGGATTGGTCCAGCCATCCCCAAAAGGCACGAACTTGTATGGGAGAGGATAAGGAAGTAATTTCTGTGCCTCCTTAAACACATCAATACAGTATCCTTCGATGTCACTGGTGTCATTTCTTACTATCACAAATTCGACAAAACTGGCTCTTTTCGGCACTCCAATGATCAATGGTCTTTCATTGGTTGCAAGCACCCAACCCCGTGGCTTCTCTGTCTTTCCACCAGGCCATGTAACATGCCCAAGCTGCTGATCTGAGCTGACACTGTTCCGTGGTTTCCCATTCAATCTCTCAGGAGCTAAAACCGACAGACCCGAAAAATTAGACCAGTAACCAACCCTACGGATCACTGTGCGATCGACATTAACGACCTCATAAGAACCATTCATGAGGTTACGATCGTAATCAAAATGAACGGGACCTGTCAAACCCGTGAAACTTGTTTGGAGTAATTTCTCAAATAGCAGTTTCCCACCATCAAAGACTTTGAGCTTTTCTATATGCAGCTTCGTGCCTTGAAAAATGTCTAATTTATCATTATATGAGAAAGAAATATTCCCATACTCGTTGAGGAACTTGTCAATAGCATGAGCAACCACCCAAACCGTGTCATATGCATAAAACCCATATGCATTCAATTTCGAACTTACGGTACCTTTTCCAAGCAATTCCCTCCACCTCGACACGAAAGCAGTTTTGCGGGATGATTCTGGAAAATGTTGGCGAAAGCTTACTACTCCTTGCAGCAGATTACGATCAAAAGCTTGGGAAGAATCTAAAGCAGCACAAAGCCAATCAGTCACCAGCCATGCATAGTCAACGGTCACCATTTCAAGTTGATGAGCTACCGATAAAATCTCGAGCCCTATATTAGGACCCACATGGACAACATAAGTGCGTGTGCCAGTCAATTTGGATTCGTTCAGTTTATTCATGAGATAACTACGAGTTGCATGAACTGGCAAAGCGATCTTATAATGGATCCTTGCCATTCTCTTCGCAAGCATGTCTTCTAGAAAGGCTATCCCGTTCCTCCCGTGATCATCATCCACAAAAATGGCAATTACTTCCCGCCAGTTATAGTGAAGAATCAAATCGGCCATGGCAGTCATTTGGTAAGAGTCGCTCAGTGTTGTGCGGAGGAAGAAGGGGAATTGAAGCGCAGACAGAGTTGGGTCAGTGGCCGCAAAGGATACGAGTGGTATTTGGAGTCCATCAGCTATAAAAGAAATCATATGAGCAATTGAGGAGGACTGCGGCCCAATTACCGCCACAGCACCATTCTCCAGTACCTGAAAAGCTGCAAAAAGAAATGTGAAGCA
This region of Magnolia sinica isolate HGM2019 chromosome 1, MsV1, whole genome shotgun sequence genomic DNA includes:
- the LOC131239587 gene encoding glutamate receptor 3.7-like isoform X1, whose translation is MGVTMFASVSVLIWALIGCVDSRRPDVVNIGAVFTYNSTIGIVAKVAIEAAVADVNADSSILSGTKLNLTMEDSNCNVFTGAVEAFQVLENGAVAVIGPQSSSIAHMISFIADGLQIPLVSFAATDPTLSALQFPFFLRTTLSDSYQMTAMADLILHYNWREVIAIFVDDDHGRNGIAFLEDMLAKRMARIHYKIALPVHATRSYLMNKLNESKLTGTRTYVVHVGPNIGLEILSVAHQLEMVTVDYAWLVTDWLCAALDSSQAFDRNLLQGVVSFRQHFPESSRKTAFVSRWRELLGKGTVSSKLNAYGFYAYDTVWVVAHAIDKFLNEYGNISFSYNDKLDIFQGTKLHIEKLKVFDGGKLLFEKLLQTSFTGLTGPVHFDYDRNLMNGSYEVVNVDRTVIRRVGYWSNFSGLSVLAPERLNGKPRNSVSSDQQLGHVTWPGGKTEKPRGWVLATNERPLIIGVPKRASFVEFVIVRNDTSDIEGYCIDVFKEAQKLLPYPLPYKFVPFGDGWTNPSYDELVHRVQTEEFEAAVGDIAIVTNRTKIVDFTQPYIATGLVIVAPIKSSKSSAWVFLQPFTVEMWCVTGAFFFLIGFVIWLLEHRTNDDFRGPPRRQFITMLLFSFSTLFKTNQEETLSTLARMVMIVWLFLLMVITSSYTASLTSILTIQQLSSPITGIDSLIASNERIGYPVESFARSYMIESLNIPPSRLVVLHNPEEYERALRLGPKVEGGVAAIVDELPYIKLFLSKRDGFGIIGDMFTKSGWGFAFQRDSPLAVDMSSAILRLSENGKLQELHEKWFCNGMSCEIQQNHRGSDPNHLHINSFWGLFLLCGVATLIAFFVFLLRSVCQFAHYRRKERDHSNMPEVLTRASFSQVIYRFFDFIDEKEEVIKNMFKQHESTEPQVS
- the LOC131239587 gene encoding glutamate receptor 3.7-like isoform X2 — its product is MGVTMFASVSVLIWALIGCVDSRRPDVVNIGAVFTYNSTIGIVAKVAIEAAVADVNADSSILSGTKLNLTMEDSNCNVFTGAVEAFQVLENGAVAVIGPQSSSIAHMISFIADGLQIPLVSFAATDPTLSALQFPFFLRTTLSDSYQMTAMADLILHYNWREVIAIFVDDDHGRNGIAFLEDMLAKRMARIHYKIALPVHATRSYLMNKLNESKLTGTRTYVVHVGPNIGLEILSVAHQLEMVTVDYAWLVTDWLCAALDSSQAFDRNLLQGVVSFRQHFPESSRKTAFVSRWRELLGKGTVSSKLNAYGFYAYDTVWVVAHAIDKFLNEYGNISFSYNDKLDIFQGTKLHIEKLKVFDGGKLLFEKLLQTSFTGLTGPVHFDYDRNLMNGSYEVVNVDRTVIRRVGYWSNFSGLSVLAPERLNGKPRNSVSSDQQLGHVTWPGGKTEKPRGWVLATNERPLIIGVPKRASFVEFVIVRNDTSDIEGYCIDVFKEAQKLLPYPLPYKFVPFGDGWTNPSYDELVHRVQTEEFEAAVGDIAIVTNRTKIVDFTQPYIATGLVIVAPIKSSKSSAWVFLQPFTVEMWCVTGAFFFLIGFVIWLLEHRTNDDFRGPPRRQFITMLLFSFSTLFKTNQEETLSTLARMVMIVWLFLLMVITSSYTASLTSILTIQQLSSPITGIDSLIASNERIGYPVESFARSYMIESLNIPPSRLVVLHNPEEYERALRLGPKVEGGVAAIVDELPYIKLFLSKRDGFGIIGDMFTKSGWGFAFQRDSPLAVDMSSAILRLSENGKLQELHEKWFCNGMSCEIQQNHRGSDPNHLHINSFWGLFLLCGVATLIAFFVFLLRSVCQFAHYRRKERDHSNMPEVLTRASFSQVIYRFFDFIDEKEEVIKNMFKQHESTEPQEG